AGCTGTGAGACTACCCATGGCGAATGCTCCAACTTTCCACATCGGAGTTAGTAGTGATGGACGCACCCGTCTTTTGAGTTGTAGTTCATTGAATACTTTATGATGTTGGATTTCTTGGTCCCACATTTCCTGTAATATAGGTTTTAAATGGCGATGCTTGTTCGCCAACACAAAGTACTGACCAGCATATATGTAATTAGCACCCAATTCACCCGCTTGATCAACCCGAATAACACGGTTCAAATATGCTTTCTGAGCATCTGATAATGCCTCAAACTTCTCATTCTCATTAGAAGTAGTTGTCTTAACCGCCTTCGAGCTTTCGGCTCTCGATGCATGCACTATTGAAAATAGTCTACGAGTGGCAGAATTCTTAGCAATAAAAAGCATTATTTCTCAATAAATGTCTCTTATAATGTGTTAATAATTTTCACAGTTCCAGGTGAGCTTTATGACGTTCACGTATCTCTATATTGTCAACTGAATTCTGTTTTATATGGTTTCGAATTTCAGATGCGACAATGACAAAAGCGCTGGATGATGATTTTCAGTAATTTCATGTTAGGGATTTTatgtcttcttcattagCCAGTGTGAAGACAATTTATGGCAGATGAttataaaaaaattgtCAACAATAGCTATACAGCTAATCTTCCAGGAATGAAGGCCTTGTTTTCTTTGAGTTCATAAATAGCTTCAATATAGTCCGTCCTATCTCAATATCAACTTCATCTGCATCACGTGAGTGAGTCATTGGTTTGAAACCGCCATCAGGATCCATAATATTGAAGTGTTTTAGCAACCGGTTGTGGACGTCGCAGACACGTATCCACTCCACTAGGAAGAGGTCGCTGAATTGATGTCCTGATTCACAGTGCCATATGCTATTTCTTGGGTCGCTTTGGATTATATTGGACTTCATTTCAGCAACGCCACAGAATTTACCTGATTTGTTAACACTAAAGAATAAGAACACCTTAGCGCCCGAAGGCAACGATGAGTAGGCCTTAGATAACCTTAGATTACCCCTTTTAGTAGATGTCCAAACATTATGCTGAAACGAGGCCTTTATGTTCTCGAGATTAAATGACTTGATAACAAAAAACCTTGAATGCTCAGGTACCACAGTTTGAGCCGGTGGAGCCGGGGTTAAACTATTGTAGATTGGATACAAGTCAGCGTACTTCCGTGGCTGTGAAATCCCAATCTGATCAGAACCTACTGTTGCTGGAAGCAATTCATTAGTAACCGCTGTCGATGTTTCCCCTGGCGTCACACTGGAAATAACAAAATCAGATTCACTTGATAACTCGGAAGATGAAGTATCATAGTCACTACGTTGTGTAACAGTTGTCAAGTCTTGTAGTACATCCTCTATACTCCTAATACTTTGGCTAAAATGCTCAGCATACGATCTGCTACCATCAGCGGCTAACCTCGACCATTCCTTAGAAGTCGAACTTTGATGCGTATAAGACCATATATCACTATATTGTCCAGTTGAATAATCCATCACCTCAAACATATCTAACAGTTGCTTAATAATTACCTTGAGTTATAGTTCCCCTTATAGTTCTTGTATTAAGTGTTTTGAAACTACTACTGTTTGAGTTCCaaaaagaataataaataatttGGTGCATAAGATCTTATCATCAATAAACAATGTAAATAAAAATAGAGTATAATTCAATGAACAGTATAAAAAGTTATGCATTAAACATTGAGTTATCTTTAGATATGGTCAATGGGTATTCGATTACTACTTTTGACTAGTCATCCCTTATAATTATCTAATGGCAGTGTGCCGGTAATATAACGCACAGCAAATAAAAAGATAATGCTATCTTACTATTGAAAAGGTAATCAGTTAATTGTCCCTAGCTGCTGAATCTTTGTATCCACTTGTTATTCTTTAACCATGATTTGAACATTAAATGCCAGGTTACAGGCTTTACTAATAAATACAACAGTGGAAAGCGCTCGGTAGATAGTTCGTAATACTTCTTGGACAAGAAAAAATCTTGTTCAAACCCTATACCATGTTGGTACATGTATGCTAAGTTCCACATACTTTGGTATGATGAGTACATGGCTGTACTGTGATATAGTTTACCAGCTTTCCGATAGTCGCCAAgtttataatatatatcACCGGCTCTGACGCCGGCATCAAAGTTAGAAAAACTAATTGCACGTTGGTAGTAGGATAAAGACAGTTTTAGTCGTTCAACTGGAATGTCTGGAAAGCGCTGAAACATAGAGGGTGGTCGGTAAATCAGATAGGCAGCAGATACCATCGCTCTTTCAAAACCCTGCTCAGCGGCCTGGGCATACTGCCAAAGTGCAGGCTCAAAGTTTTCCTGAAGGATATTCATGAAAGCGGTCTCCAAGTCCGGTGCTAGGAACTCCTCGTTAATCTCCAGAAACTTTTTGTAGAAATTTATAGGGAGCTCATAGGATAAATGGCCAATACTGGGTACAGCTTCGACATTTCTGCCACTTCTGAAGAACGGCGACAAATATGATCTCTTTAGAAATAGGTCTGCGTATTTGGTTTCGTTGTCAATCTCAACCTCAGGCTTTTTGGATTGTGTATCTTGCTTGGAAGAACCAAGTGAAGCATGGAACCACTTTTCTGCTTCCGTGAAATTCTTATACACATACTGCTGAATTGTACCTAAATGGAAAGCAGCAGAAATTGCTGTTCTTTCCGTTCCATATACAAGTTCAATGGCACGTTTCAGGTATTTTTCGGCCTTACTTAGGTCGGCTTTCTCAATACCATAACCCTTCAGCCACATGTAGCCCAACAACTCCACTGCTCGGCAATAGCAACCCCTCATTGGCAATTCCAATGAGTCAACTTGATTGTCGTATGTCTCATACAACTTGGTCAGTATTCTCATCGAAGCCTCATAGTCGTTCTTTTGCGTGTAGGTTGAAACGAAGTTGGTGAAAGCCAAATATGTAAGCTCACACACGTCCATTTCGTCTTCAGTATAATAGATGTAGTCAGGTTTTGCGGGGGAGGAAAAGAAGTACTTGAGACTTAGCCATGGGTAATTCTTTCTGTCCTTTACACTCATAGGAGTTTGGGTCAAGTTCCTTCCCAGTAGACCACCATAGAAATCAGGAAGCCTGACGTTGTACATGTGTTGCATTCCATCATAGAAATTCCAATATTCAGCGGGGCGGCTCTTATACAATCTATGGGCAAGATCACTGTATAGTATCAGGGCCTTATTAGGATTGCGGGGGACATTATGACCCACGATAAATCGATAGCCAAGAGCCTGCTTTGCCCTATCTTCTCCTAGGGCGCTCGCCTTTCTCAAATAAATCAAGCCTTTCACAGTATTTACAGGGATATCTCCAAGGAGGCCCGTAAGATAGACTATAGCAGTATCAAATAAAGCAGTCGCATTAGAACCCTTGCTCAATTCGTTAAATTTCCTTAAATAGCGCCAAGCTAACGTCTTATTATGAGGGATACCATAATCACCATACATATGCATTCGGTATAGGGCATACGTTGCATTAGGGTTATTGAATTCAGTACTAGATTGCTCAACCAAACTATAATATTTGAGCTGATCTGGAGAAAGATATTCCCATTCCTGTTTATAAGCTTCTTCTTGATGACTTTTGACATAATCCACCGGAAGATCTATCAGTAACTCACCCGTATCAGGGTCAGTGTAAGGGTCTTGCTCAGTAACATAAGTCAAATGAAGTTTTGGAGCCTTAGCTATCcttattttttttatttcatcCGAATCCCAAGGGTCTTTTAAGGAACTAAAATGAGCTTGAGTATTACTTGTAAAAGCTTCACATTCAACATAGTAAAATAAATGTGAAATCAGTATTGCAAACAACCAATCAATCCTCATAATGATAACCTAGGACCAGCCAGTTCAGAGACGTAAGGTACTGAACTTCTATTGTTACCAGTGACTGAGACATACCTTTAATTcatattaaaaaataatgTACCTAAATCAAATCACAATATTATTACATGATCATCGATACAAGTCAAAAAGAGATAAAATAAACAGCCTAATGAAGGTCCGGTATAAGTGTTCATGCCAGAATCGAGTCACATGGAGTGATCTGAATTGCTGTACTCAATGTCACAGTTTAAGCTGCTTTTCTTGCCAGGATTTTCGACCTGTTTTAAAATATTGTCCTAAATGTCTTGAAGAGCCAGCAAAAACGGATCAGATATTCTGTAATAGGAACTGCTTTCAATGTCCAAGATGCAGTATATCGCTAGTGATTTCTAGTGAGAAGGTCGGAGAAGAAATGAAACAATACACTTTTAATTGTACAGGCTGCAAATGGAATTTCGTCACGCCACCAACTGGAAGAATCAAATCATTAACGAAGTATATCCTTGAGCTATACAACTCTCAGCATGCTAGAGCATATGAAATTATGACGCATTTACTTAATAAGAAGCATCTGCTTCAGTTGGAAGGAAAATCATTCAACTTTACCCAATCGGAACCATCTCCAGAGGGCTATTCATCGAAGTCTATAACGCAAAGATTAATTGTAGGCGAGAAACTACACAACTTAATTAATGAACAGATACCTCTCCCTTTTGAGGAAGATAAGAAGACGGAATTGTATCCCAAACGTACCCACTTGAAGTGCAGATATATTTACTCGTGTCCGAACTGCCATAATACAATGAGTGTCCCAGACCAAAGACCTGGGTCTTCAAGATTGATGAAGGATTCATTTGCTATGAATATTCTTCCGCATATCAGAATTGAAAGTGCGTCTAAAGTGCTGGGCACTACCACTGACGATGACACATTAGCAATAGTCTTTGTAAATGCAACGCCATCAAAGCCTGTTGAGTTCTCACTTACGGCTTCAGAGAGTTTATTCCTCCCGATAAGAGGATTTATTCTACCGTCAGTTTCAAATGACACTAATTCACATACCAATACCGAAGGAAAGGACGTTAACCTGCAGATACTGGAAGACTACATCAAGTACGTACCAACATACCTTCTAGGCAAGGATAATAAGCTATCACAGGCTGAAAGAACGCGAAGAATGGGAAGCATGTTTTCGTTCAGGAATAATAATGGCATCAAGATCCAACAACTAGCACCCGGTGACGACGAAGACGTACAGCCTCTAGACCAAGGTGACGCGTGGTGCGCATTACCTTTAAAGGTGACTAAGAAGGGCACTCATCAACTTAACCTCCTGACAAAGATAGACGACTGGGAAGTTAACCTAGAGCTTTTCTTCTAAAAACTAAGGATCTtacatatctatataaTGCTATTTCTACAGCATTAGTGTATATATTTAAGATGGATTATATAAGCTCAAGTAAAAATCCTTATTTGAGTTTAATTTGATGAATAACTCAGCGTCTCTTCCATGGCGACCATAAAGCATGGTTGATTCGACAGAGAAGGGGATTCCTGGAGATACTATTGCAAGAGTCTTCGAAACGTGTTCTTTTACGCAAGATGATACAAGAATTACAGAAGACACTGTAATGTTAGTAGAAAAGTACATGAGGTTATTTATAAGGGAAGCAGCGCTGAGATCTCTAGAAAACAAGGAAGTGTTAAATGATGTTAAAGCTGAGAATCCAGTATTACAGCATGGTGACCTGGAAAGAATTTCAGGTGTGTTGCTGCTGGATCTTTAAGACAAACTAAATGTACCGATATACGCTGTATATTATCACATAACGAAGCTAAGTCTGGTGCATATAATTATGTCCCAGATACAAAGCATTATCAGATTATAAGATCAAGAATGCGAGTTTATGTAAAGCTCTAAGATTGTTCTACTATATAATACTACTTCGTGGTATACAACTCATAAATCAATCAAACTCATGCCCTGGTCATTTGTTTTATTCTTGGGTTGTTGATAGTTAGTAGTATTACCAAATCCATATCCAGTATGAGATGGAACCATATTGGTACTTGGTAGACCTGTGTATTGAGAAGTCATAAATGGATTATGTTTAGATGTTTCATTAGTAACTTGCTTATAGCCAGTACCCTGGGAATTAATGAAATTTCCAGATTTCGTGTGTTGGGCAGGAATTCTCGCTTGACCGGTGTTACCGAACGTATCTATTCCAGTTCCTGATGCTAACAAGTTGTTTAATTCACCATATTTATCCGTAATTGACTTATCTCCGGTCCTAATTGCGTTCAAGGGCTGCTGCTGGGTTTGAAGTGGCTGTGCCTGAGAGGAAGGCATTTGCGGTGGAGGGGATTGTGCAAGGTGAGGCGATGGTGATGGGCTGGACTTGCCATTAGCTCCACCATTGTAGGAACCAAACGATGTCGAGAAATCATTTTGAGACTTTTCAGGCTCTAaattattaatattatccAATGAGAAAGGATTATATGGGCCTGATTTGAGTTGTGATTGTTGTCCG
This window of the Eremothecium sinecaudum strain ATCC 58844 chromosome VII, complete sequence genome carries:
- the HRD3 gene encoding ubiquitin ligase complex subunit HRD3 (Syntenic homolog of Ashbya gossypii ACL160C; Syntenic homolog of Saccharomyces cerevisiae YLR207W (HRD3)), giving the protein MRIDWLFAILISHLFYYVECEAFTSNTQAHFSSLKDPWDSDEIKKIRIAKAPKLHLTYVTEQDPYTDPDTGELLIDLPVDYVKSHQEEAYKQEWEYLSPDQLKYYSLVEQSSTEFNNPNATYALYRMHMYGDYGIPHNKTLAWRYLRKFNELSKGSNATALFDTAIVYLTGLLGDIPVNTVKGLIYLRKASALGEDRAKQALGYRFIVGHNVPRNPNKALILYSDLAHRLYKSRPAEYWNFYDGMQHMYNVRLPDFYGGLLGRNLTQTPMSVKDRKNYPWLSLKYFFSSPAKPDYIYYTEDEMDVCELTYLAFTNFVSTYTQKNDYEASMRILTKLYETYDNQVDSLELPMRGCYCRAVELLGYMWLKGYGIEKADLSKAEKYLKRAIELVYGTERTAISAAFHLGTIQQYVYKNFTEAEKWFHASLGSSKQDTQSKKPEVEIDNETKYADLFLKRSYLSPFFRSGRNVEAVPSIGHLSYELPINFYKKFLEINEEFLAPDLETAFMNILQENFEPALWQYAQAAEQGFERAMVSAAYLIYRPPSMFQRFPDIPVERLKLSLSYYQRAISFSNFDAGVRAGDIYYKLGDYRKAGKLYHSTAMYSSYQSMWNLAYMYQHGIGFEQDFFLSKKYYELSTERFPLLYLLVKPVTWHLMFKSWLKNNKWIQRFSS
- the PHO92 gene encoding mRNA-binding phosphate metabolism regulator (Syntenic homolog of Ashbya gossypii ACL161C; Syntenic homolog of Saccharomyces cerevisiae YDR374C), which produces MFEVMDYSTGQYSDIWSYTHQSSTSKEWSRLAADGSRSYAEHFSQSIRSIEDVLQDLTTVTQRSDYDTSSSELSSESDFVISSVTPGETSTAVTNELLPATVGSDQIGISQPRKYADLYPIYNSLTPAPPAQTVVPEHSRFFVIKSFNLENIKASFQHNVWTSTKRGNLRLSKAYSSLPSGAKVFLFFSVNKSGKFCGVAEMKSNIIQSDPRNSIWHCESGHQFSDLFLVEWIRVCDVHNRLLKHFNIMDPDGGFKPMTHSRDADEVDIEIGRTILKLFMNSKKTRPSFLED
- a CDS encoding HGL300Wp (Syntenic homolog of Ashbya gossypii ACL159W; Syntenic homolog of Ashbya gossypii NOHBY310; No homolog in Saccharomyces cerevisiae; Syntenic homolog of Kluyveromyces lactis KLLA0C16687g), coding for MKVRYKCSCQNRVTWSDLNCCTQCHSLSCFSCQDFRPVLKYCPKCLEEPAKTDQIFCNRNCFQCPRCSISLVISSEKVGEEMKQYTFNCTGCKWNFVTPPTGRIKSLTKYILELYNSQHARAYEIMTHLLNKKHLLQLEGKSFNFTQSEPSPEGYSSKSITQRLIVGEKLHNLINEQIPLPFEEDKKTELYPKRTHLKCRYIYSCPNCHNTMSVPDQRPGSSRLMKDSFAMNILPHIRIESASKVLGTTTDDDTLAIVFVNATPSKPVEFSLTASESLFLPIRGFILPSVSNDTNSHTNTEGKDVNLQILEDYIKYVPTYLLGKDNKLSQAERTRRMGSMFSFRNNNGIKIQQLAPGDDEDVQPLDQGDAWCALPLKVTKKGTHQLNLLTKIDDWEVNLELFF
- the CAT5 gene encoding putative monooxygenase CAT5 (Syntenic homolog of Ashbya gossypii ACL162C; Syntenic homolog of Saccharomyces cerevisiae YOR125C (CAT5)), coding for MLFIAKNSATRRLFSIVHASRAESSKAVKTTTSNENEKFEALSDAQKAYLNRVIRVDQAGELGANYIYAGQYFVLANKHRHLKPILQEMWDQEIQHHKVFNELQLKRRVRPSLLTPMWKVGAFAMGSLTALLSPAGAMACTEAVETVIGNHYNAQLRCLNDQFQFKKPSGVTGQSEEIKDLASTIAQFRDEELEHLDTAVLHDSHKAVPYMLLTGTIKTICRAAIWTAERV
- the MHF2 gene encoding Mhf2p (Syntenic homolog of Ashbya gossypii ACL158W; Syntenic homolog of Saccharomyces cerevisiae YDL160C-A), which encodes MVDSTEKGIPGDTIARVFETCSFTQDDTRITEDTVMLVEKYMRLFIREAALRSLENKEVLNDVKAENPVLQHGDLERISGVLLLDL